One segment of Neobacillus endophyticus DNA contains the following:
- a CDS encoding CotO family spore coat protein translates to MSNKSGQGPLLYIVQPFSNTPSNYQMQEVYTNKRELEETLAERGREDKTNRQQKKKGHHKEPIPIDIPPDELEQSKAEAITSDTTRPSFKRVKPFKQMNLTERLEYLLHFPKALPPVPCVFYTENENYQGYLNTYENEQVTIQFPDQTTKTIPVSQLTNVMMIGIKR, encoded by the coding sequence ATGTCCAATAAGAGTGGGCAGGGGCCATTGTTATATATTGTTCAGCCGTTTTCCAACACACCTTCCAACTATCAGATGCAGGAGGTGTATACGAACAAACGCGAATTAGAAGAAACTTTAGCTGAGAGAGGAAGGGAGGACAAAACAAATAGGCAGCAGAAGAAAAAGGGACATCACAAAGAACCTATTCCCATTGATATTCCGCCAGATGAATTAGAGCAATCAAAAGCTGAAGCCATTACAAGTGATACAACTCGTCCATCCTTCAAGCGGGTCAAACCGTTCAAACAGATGAATTTAACAGAAAGATTGGAATATCTGCTTCATTTTCCGAAGGCTCTTCCACCAGTTCCATGTGTTTTCTATACCGAAAATGAAAATTACCAAGGATATTTGAACACATATGAAAATGAGCAAGTAACCATTCAATTTCCTGACCAAACCACTAAAACAATTCCAGTCAGCCAGCTCACTAATGTCATGATGATAGGGATTAAACGATAA